The Flavipsychrobacter sp. genome contains the following window.
TTTGCATCACTTTTTAAGTACTTCCACATCAAAGATAAGCACTCCATTGGCAGGAATCTTATTAGGGTCAGGACTATTGGGGCCATAAGCCAAGCCTGACGGAATGTATAGCGTTCCCTTAGTTCCTTTTTTGAATAAAGCAACACCAATGTCCCAACCTTTGATAACCTGTCCTGCACCTAGCATGAACTTGAATGGCTCAACGTGCATGAATTTAGGATCAACATTAGAGTCAAACACTTTTCCATCTAGAGTACGACCTGTATAGTTTACATACACATTACTATCTTTTTGAGGTAGTTTACCATCACCATCTCTTTCAATAGAGTAATACAAACCGCTTTCGGTTTTACGAGCTTTGATATTATTCTTCTTGAAATAGTCTTGTAGTTTTCTATCGTCAATAACCTTTTGTTGTTTGGTCATTTCGTCTCTGTAGCGCTTCATTTGCTCCATAGATTTTACATCGACCATCACGATACGATAAACGATATGCTGCCCACTACCACGTTTCATCCAAGGGAGAACAGGTGTGCCTTGTTTGATAAGTGAATCAACCGGTACAAAAAGAATAGCGCTATCTCCCGCGGTCATTTCCATGAAACCTTCAGTAATGTCGCCATTAAAGTTCGGTTTCATGAGTTGAAATTCTACAGGTTCATTGTTATTCAACTGTCTACTGCTGTACAATACACTATCATCTACAGTATATGATAAGTGCATTTTTACATAATCACCAACCTCTGGTGTTTTACCACCTGGCTTGTCAATGATCATCCTGTATTTAAGACCGCCTTTTGTTACACTAGCACCTTTCATGTCTTGAGCAATGGTACTAAGCGGAAGTAGTAAAGCTGTAGCAGCTATTAGTATCTTATTCAACATCATTTATGTCTTCTGGTTTTGTTTTTATTTAATGTCTACCAACTCAACATCAAATATTAATATTGAATTAGCTGGTATTTTATTGGGGTCAGGAGTGTTTTCGCCATAAGCAAGGTAAGATGGTATATACAACACACCTTTAGCACCTTTATTAAGCAAGCTTATTCCTTCATCCCATCCTGCTATTACTCTACCTTGTCCAATAGGAAACTCAAGAGGTGATACATGACCAAATGCAGGGTCGGTACTAGAATCAAATGCTTTGCCATCAATGGTTCTTCCGGTATAGTTAACAGCTACAGTTTGTCCCTTAGTCGGTGTTGCTCCTGTTCCTTCTTGGTTGATCACATAGTATAGGCCAGATGCTGTTTTTTTAGGTTGTATTTTGTTTTTGGCAAAATACTCAGCTAGCAGTTTTTCATCAGTTTCTTTTTGAGCACCTGCTTTCTCACCCTTTTCCATGTTTATTTGTTCCTGAGTCTTTACTGTCTTCAAAGCAATGGAATAGTAAACATACTTGCCGGTATCCATCCAGTCTTGCTTACGTTGTCCGGTAGCAATAATGGTATCTACCAATACACGGAAGACAGCACTATCCCCGGCAGTAAGCATTTTGATACCTTCCATAAGATCTCCATTAAAAGAAGGTTCTTTCCATTTAAACTGAACAGGCTTGCCGTTATTTTGCTTTTTTGAGTCAAACATTATGCTATCCTCATAAACGGTAGTAATATGAAATTCAACCATATCACCATCTTGAGGGTATTGCGTACCTTTTACATCTTTTACCATCATATAACCAAGGCCACGTTCAGTTGTTTTAAACGTTTTTGTCTTGTTTTTAGATGACATCATTGTAACCTTACACGCTGAAAAAGTGGTAAGTGCAAAGGCCAGCAATATAAGTAGTCTACTATATCTCATTTATATTTCTCTTCTTATAAATTATTGGTTTTGTTGAGGTAGGTCTTTTTGTACATCAGTAATTTCTACTTCAAATACAAGGCAAGAATAAGGTCCTACCTCAGCACTTAAAGCTTGTCCGCCATATGCAAGAGCAGAAGGAATATAGAAATGAGCTTTACTTCCCTTTTGTAATAGTAGTATTCCTTCATCCCATCCTTTAATCACTTGTCCTTGTCCAGCAACGAAGCTAAATGGCTCAACGTGTTGGAATTTAGGATCAACATTAGAATCAAAAGCTACTCCAGCAAGGTTAGTACCTGTATATTTTACAGAAACGTAATTTTTAGGTTCGATCTTATCGCCACTACCTTGTTTGTCTATAGTGTAGTACAATCCTGACGCAGTTTTTTCAGGAGAGATACCCTTGTCTTTAAAGTAAGCTTGTAGCTGCTCATCATCTTTCTTTAGTTGTTCTGCATTTTTAGCCTGTTGCTCTTGGTCCATCTCTTCTCTTGTCTTAACATTTACAAGTACAGTTTCGTAAACAAGAGTATCGTCATCTTTAAACCACTCTGGATATTGTGCTCCTTCAGGTTGATATTTTTTAAGAGAATCCAACAAGATATAGAATACTGCACTGTCCCCAGGAGTTAATAATTGCAAGCCATATGTAAAACTACCTTTAAAAGGGTCTTCTTGCAATGGCATTGTATATGGTGATCCACCCATCATCATACGGGTATCATTAAGTATGCTATCCCTAACTTTTACTTTCAAGTGCACTTCAATGATGTCGCCAATTTTAGGGTGCTTTTCCCCTTCAGCGTCTTTGACAATTTTATACATCAATCCAGCATCAGTTCTTTTCAGACCGTTGTTGTTGTTGCAGCTAGAAACGCCTGCTAATAATATGCCTCCTAAGGCAAGTGTTGCTATTTGTTTTAACATCTTATTTTTAAAATTAGGGATGAATATCGGATAAAATTTCTTTAAAATATGTTAGAGTTTCTGAAAAACCTTTTGTAGAACGACCTCCTGAGGCATTAAAATGACCGCCTCCGTTAAAATATTCACGTGCAAAGCTGCTTACATCAAAATCGCCTTTGCTCCTGAAGGAGAATTTCACTTCATTATTTCCTCGCTCTGTAATTAAGGTAGCAAACTTAATACCTCTTATGCTTAAGGGGTAGTTGACCAATCCTTCCAGATCACTGGTGTTCACCTCAAAAAGCTTTAAGTCTTTTTTCTCTAAAGCGATCACGGCAGAGTTAAGGTGGGGTAGTATCTCCATTTTTTCAAGCAGTACATAACCTATAAACTGCATTCGTTTTACCGACCAAGAGTCATATACTTCTTCATGTATTTTGGCATGATCTAAGCCCTTGTGTTTTAGGTCAGCAATCATTTCATGCACACTTGCCGATGTTATAGTAAAACGGAAAGAGCCGGTATCAGTCATTAAGCCCGTATATAAACATTCTGCAATATTCAGGTCTATCAGCTCATTATCATTATATAGATTAATGAAGTCGT
Protein-coding sequences here:
- a CDS encoding FKBP-type peptidyl-prolyl cis-trans isomerase codes for the protein MMLNKILIAATALLLPLSTIAQDMKGASVTKGGLKYRMIIDKPGGKTPEVGDYVKMHLSYTVDDSVLYSSRQLNNNEPVEFQLMKPNFNGDITEGFMEMTAGDSAILFVPVDSLIKQGTPVLPWMKRGSGQHIVYRIVMVDVKSMEQMKRYRDEMTKQQKVIDDRKLQDYFKKNNIKARKTESGLYYSIERDGDGKLPQKDSNVYVNYTGRTLDGKVFDSNVDPKFMHVEPFKFMLGAGQVIKGWDIGVALFKKGTKGTLYIPSGLAYGPNSPDPNKIPANGVLIFDVEVLKK
- a CDS encoding FKBP-type peptidyl-prolyl cis-trans isomerase; amino-acid sequence: MRYSRLLILLAFALTTFSACKVTMMSSKNKTKTFKTTERGLGYMMVKDVKGTQYPQDGDMVEFHITTVYEDSIMFDSKKQNNGKPVQFKWKEPSFNGDLMEGIKMLTAGDSAVFRVLVDTIIATGQRKQDWMDTGKYVYYSIALKTVKTQEQINMEKGEKAGAQKETDEKLLAEYFAKNKIQPKKTASGLYYVINQEGTGATPTKGQTVAVNYTGRTIDGKAFDSSTDPAFGHVSPLEFPIGQGRVIAGWDEGISLLNKGAKGVLYIPSYLAYGENTPDPNKIPANSILIFDVELVDIK
- a CDS encoding FKBP-type peptidyl-prolyl cis-trans isomerase; this translates as MLKQIATLALGGILLAGVSSCNNNNGLKRTDAGLMYKIVKDAEGEKHPKIGDIIEVHLKVKVRDSILNDTRMMMGGSPYTMPLQEDPFKGSFTYGLQLLTPGDSAVFYILLDSLKKYQPEGAQYPEWFKDDDTLVYETVLVNVKTREEMDQEQQAKNAEQLKKDDEQLQAYFKDKGISPEKTASGLYYTIDKQGSGDKIEPKNYVSVKYTGTNLAGVAFDSNVDPKFQHVEPFSFVAGQGQVIKGWDEGILLLQKGSKAHFYIPSALAYGGQALSAEVGPYSCLVFEVEITDVQKDLPQQNQ
- a CDS encoding DHH family phosphoesterase — its product is MQPVQDVFSLLQHPKKIFITTHHKPDGDAIGSMLGLHHYLTKKGHKVSSVSPSELPDFLMWMPGIEELYNYEAEQKVSEQLLADADLIFCLDFNAFSRTGKLSDALAAAPQPKVLIDHHLMPDPVWDYGMSIPEKSSTCEMVYDFINLYNDNELIDLNIAECLYTGLMTDTGSFRFTITSASVHEMIADLKHKGLDHAKIHEEVYDSWSVKRMQFIGYVLLEKMEILPHLNSAVIALEKKDLKLFEVNTSDLEGLVNYPLSIRGIKFATLITERGNNEVKFSFRSKGDFDVSSFAREYFNGGGHFNASGGRSTKGFSETLTYFKEILSDIHP